A DNA window from Methylocystis heyeri contains the following coding sequences:
- a CDS encoding efflux RND transporter permease subunit: protein MNISAPFIARPVATALLTIGIALSGALAFFKLPVAPVPQVDIPTVTVLAQLPGASPETVANSVASPLERHLGRIADVTEMTSSSSLGFSRIGLQFGLDRDIDGAARDVQAGINAARADLPTNLRTNPTYRKVNPADAPIMILALTSKTLTRGQMYDAASNILQQRLSQLEGVGQVIIAGATLPAVRVELDLEALNKFGIGFEDVRAALASANANSPKGAIEQGDDHFQIYDNDQASRAADYAPLVIAYRNGNAVRLSDVAEVRDSVEDLRNAGYLDEAPSVVVIPFTQPGANIIDTVERLKAELPRLEAAMPGDINVKIAGDKSLTIRASLEDTETTLAIAVVLVVLVVYFFLRDIRATLVPSIAVPVSIVGSFGVMYLAGFTLDILSLMALTIATGFVVDDAVVVVENISRHLEAGMPRREAALRGAGEVGFTVLSISLSLVAVFTPILFMGGVPGRFFREFALTLSIAILISLLVSLTATPMLCALLLRSKSSEEAQKPKRPGFFERLLGGYERSLLWALRHRLLVLAILAATVALNFELFRIAPKGFFPEQDTGRITGVLRGDQSVSFQAMSKKLSQMIAMVRKDPAVDNVIGFTGAGSGGAAAAINTASVYVNLKPLSDRKDSASEVIARLRPALSEIPGGEVFLSAIQDFRVGARQSNALYQYTMLGADADLYSWTPKLVEALSRGKALKDVSSDQQLSALESDVVIDRETASRLGIVASQVDNTLYDAFGQRQVSVIYSANNQYHVVMEANPRNTQRPSSLKDIYVSTAGGPPRGTATTNFPVGTAVESTAPPQTPSTASTSRSAAAASLASVTATARNAQNNALAVVGNAVASTGSAVSTNQENMVPLSAISRYKPGLTALSINHQGLFVATTISFNLALGASLSDALAEIERAAAEIHMPPNLRGSLTGTAELFTQALRTEPYLILAGVTAVYIVLGILYESFVHPITILSTLPSAGVGAILALLLLHTEFSIIAFIGVILLIGIVKKNAILMIDFAIDARRLHGASSYDAIYQACLLRFRPIMMTTMAAILGAAPLALSFGNGGEVRRPLGIAIVGGLIVSQALTLYTTPVIYLYLDQFSNWAGLRWRGFMSRITGRPDY, encoded by the coding sequence ATGAATATTTCCGCGCCCTTCATCGCACGGCCGGTGGCGACCGCCCTTCTCACGATCGGCATTGCTCTCTCGGGCGCCCTCGCCTTCTTCAAACTGCCTGTGGCGCCCGTGCCGCAGGTGGATATTCCCACGGTCACCGTGCTGGCGCAGCTTCCCGGCGCCAGTCCCGAGACTGTCGCAAACAGCGTGGCGAGCCCTCTCGAGCGTCATCTCGGACGGATCGCCGACGTGACCGAAATGACTTCGTCGAGCAGCCTCGGCTTCTCGCGCATCGGCTTGCAGTTCGGACTCGACCGGGACATCGACGGCGCCGCGCGCGACGTCCAGGCGGGCATCAACGCCGCGCGCGCGGATCTGCCCACCAATCTGCGCACCAACCCGACCTATCGCAAGGTGAACCCCGCCGACGCGCCTATCATGATCCTGGCGCTGACGTCGAAGACCCTCACCCGCGGCCAGATGTATGATGCGGCGAGCAATATTCTTCAGCAGCGCCTGTCGCAGCTGGAGGGCGTCGGACAGGTCATCATAGCCGGCGCCACCCTGCCCGCGGTTCGGGTGGAGCTCGATCTCGAAGCCCTGAACAAATTCGGCATCGGCTTCGAGGACGTGCGCGCCGCGCTCGCCTCGGCCAACGCCAACAGCCCGAAGGGCGCGATAGAACAAGGCGACGACCACTTCCAGATCTACGACAACGACCAGGCCTCCCGCGCCGCCGATTACGCGCCGCTGGTGATCGCCTACCGCAACGGGAACGCCGTGCGACTCTCCGATGTGGCGGAAGTGCGCGATTCCGTGGAAGACCTGCGCAACGCCGGCTACCTCGACGAGGCTCCCTCCGTCGTCGTCATTCCCTTCACGCAGCCCGGCGCCAATATCATCGACACGGTGGAGCGTCTCAAGGCCGAGCTGCCGCGGCTCGAAGCGGCGATGCCGGGCGACATCAACGTGAAGATCGCGGGCGACAAATCGCTCACCATCCGCGCCTCTCTCGAAGACACCGAGACCACCCTGGCCATCGCGGTCGTTCTCGTGGTTCTGGTGGTCTATTTCTTCCTGCGCGACATCCGCGCGACGCTGGTGCCGAGCATTGCGGTTCCAGTGTCGATCGTCGGCTCCTTCGGCGTGATGTATCTCGCCGGCTTCACCCTGGACATTCTGTCCCTGATGGCGCTCACCATCGCCACGGGCTTCGTCGTCGACGACGCAGTGGTCGTGGTGGAGAACATATCGCGCCATCTCGAAGCCGGCATGCCGCGCAGGGAGGCCGCCCTGCGCGGGGCGGGAGAAGTCGGCTTCACCGTGCTTTCGATAAGCCTTTCGCTTGTCGCGGTGTTTACGCCCATCCTGTTCATGGGCGGCGTGCCCGGCCGTTTCTTCCGCGAATTCGCGCTGACGCTGTCGATCGCCATTCTGATTTCGCTGCTGGTCTCACTCACGGCGACGCCCATGCTCTGCGCGCTGCTTTTGCGCAGCAAATCGAGCGAAGAGGCGCAAAAGCCGAAGCGGCCGGGTTTTTTCGAGCGTCTGCTGGGCGGCTATGAGCGCAGCCTGCTTTGGGCGCTGCGCCACCGGCTCCTCGTCCTGGCGATACTTGCTGCGACGGTGGCCCTGAACTTCGAGCTCTTCCGGATAGCGCCGAAGGGTTTTTTTCCGGAGCAGGACACCGGACGCATAACGGGAGTGCTTCGCGGCGACCAGAGCGTTTCGTTCCAGGCGATGAGCAAGAAGCTGTCCCAGATGATCGCCATGGTGCGCAAGGACCCGGCCGTCGACAATGTGATCGGCTTCACTGGAGCCGGCAGCGGCGGCGCCGCCGCCGCGATCAACACCGCCTCGGTCTATGTCAATCTGAAACCGCTTTCGGACCGCAAAGACAGCGCCAGCGAGGTGATCGCCCGGCTCCGCCCCGCCTTGAGCGAAATCCCGGGCGGAGAGGTGTTTCTGAGCGCCATCCAGGATTTCCGCGTCGGCGCCAGGCAGTCGAACGCCCTTTATCAATACACAATGCTCGGCGCCGACGCCGATCTCTATTCCTGGACGCCCAAGCTGGTCGAGGCCTTGAGCCGAGGCAAGGCGCTCAAGGACGTGAGTTCCGACCAGCAGTTGAGCGCCCTCGAATCCGACGTCGTGATCGACAGGGAGACGGCGTCCCGGCTCGGCATAGTCGCCTCCCAGGTCGACAACACGCTCTACGACGCCTTCGGGCAGCGGCAGGTTTCGGTCATCTACAGCGCAAACAACCAATATCATGTCGTGATGGAGGCCAATCCGCGCAACACGCAGCGGCCCTCCTCGCTCAAGGATATTTATGTCTCCACCGCCGGCGGGCCGCCGCGGGGCACGGCGACGACGAATTTTCCGGTCGGAACGGCGGTCGAGTCGACGGCGCCGCCGCAAACGCCCTCCACCGCCTCGACGAGCCGCAGCGCCGCCGCTGCGTCGCTCGCCAGCGTCACGGCCACCGCCCGGAACGCCCAGAACAACGCGCTCGCCGTGGTGGGCAACGCGGTGGCCTCGACCGGTTCGGCCGTCAGCACGAACCAGGAGAACATGGTTCCGCTTTCCGCCATCAGCCGGTACAAGCCGGGTCTCACCGCCCTGTCGATCAATCACCAGGGCCTGTTCGTGGCGACCACCATCTCCTTCAATCTGGCGCTCGGCGCTTCCCTCAGCGACGCGCTCGCGGAGATCGAACGCGCCGCCGCAGAAATCCATATGCCCCCGAATTTACGAGGCTCGCTGACGGGAACCGCCGAACTCTTCACCCAGGCGCTGCGCACGGAACCCTATCTGATCCTCGCCGGCGTCACGGCGGTCTATATCGTGCTCGGCATTCTCTATGAGAGCTTCGTGCATCCCATCACCATCCTCTCCACTTTGCCGTCGGCCGGGGTCGGCGCGATACTGGCGCTGCTGCTGCTCCATACCGAGTTCAGCATCATCGCCTTCATCGGCGTTATCCTCCTGATCGGGATCGTGAAGAAAAACGCCATCCTCATGATCGACTTCGCCATCGACGCGAGGCGACTGCACGGCGCTTCGTCCTATGACGCGATCTACCAGGCCTGCCTGTTGCGTTTTCGGCCAATCATGATGACGACCATGGCGGCGATTCTCGGGGCCGCGCCTCTGGCGCTGAGCTTCGGCAATGGCGGAGAGGTCCGCCGGCCGCTCGGCATCGCCATCGTCGGGGGCCTCATCGTCAGCCAGGCCCTCACGCTCTATACGACGCCGGTGATCTATCTCTACCTCGACCAGTTCAGCAATTGGGCGGGTCTGCGCTGGCGCGGTTTCATGAGCCGGATAACGGGCCGACCGGATTATTGA
- a CDS encoding MarR family winged helix-turn-helix transcriptional regulator — protein sequence MPASESGETFPSETEFRALAAFRSTLRRFLAFSEQAAANVGLTTQRYQALLVIKTYPGGEHISVGQLAAELMIKEHSAAEMVSRLVQAKLVRRKTDPTDRRRSLVVLTASGERCLSHLASVHLCELRKSESAFLDLFNAAKDEPLTTS from the coding sequence TTGCCGGCCTCGGAGAGCGGCGAGACCTTTCCAAGCGAGACGGAGTTCCGCGCACTGGCGGCCTTTCGATCGACGCTTCGCAGGTTCCTCGCCTTCAGCGAGCAGGCGGCGGCGAATGTCGGTCTGACGACGCAGCGCTATCAGGCCCTGCTGGTGATCAAAACCTACCCGGGCGGCGAACACATCAGCGTCGGCCAGCTCGCCGCCGAGTTGATGATCAAGGAGCACAGCGCGGCCGAAATGGTTTCGCGCCTGGTTCAGGCCAAGCTGGTGCGGCGCAAGACCGATCCGACGGACCGGCGGCGGTCCCTGGTCGTGCTCACCGCTTCGGGCGAGCGTTGCCTGAGCCATCTCGCCTCGGTCCATCTGTGCGAATTGCGCAAGAGCGAAAGCGCCTTCCTCGATCTGTTCAACGCAGCCAAAGACGAGCCGCTGACGACGTCATGA
- the atpD gene encoding F0F1 ATP synthase subunit beta → MNDFLPSADQPEGAPSSSGDPCTGVVAAVRGSVVDVRFEGRLPPIYSILRAGENGSIVIEALSQLDARHVRGIALTPTQGLARGMEAHFTGGPLKAPVGRQILSRMFDVFGNVIDRGAELSDVSWRPVHRAPPPLTSRSTRSEIFETGVKLIDVLAPLERGGKAGLFGGAGVGKTVLLGEIIHNLVKQHEGVSIFCGVGERCREGEELYRDMKAANVLANMVMVFGQMNDPPGARFRVAHAALTMAEYFRDDEHRDVLLLIDNIFRFIQAGMEVSGLMGQMPSRLGYQPTMGTELSQLEERIANTDAGAITSIQAVYVPADDFTDPAAVHTFSHLSASIVLSRKRAGEGLFPAIDPLQSSSKMATPGVVGRRHYELAQEIRRTLAQYAQLKDIIAMLGMEQLSREDRNVVARARRLERFLTQPFFTTTQFTGIEGKFVRLEDALDGCERILRDEFKDYPENALYMIGTIDEAKSKAA, encoded by the coding sequence ATGAACGATTTCCTGCCCAGCGCGGATCAGCCGGAAGGGGCGCCTTCATCGAGCGGGGATCCATGCACCGGCGTCGTCGCCGCAGTCCGCGGCAGCGTGGTCGACGTCAGGTTCGAGGGCCGGTTGCCCCCGATCTACTCCATTCTGCGGGCGGGCGAGAACGGCTCGATCGTAATAGAAGCGCTTTCGCAGCTCGACGCCCGCCATGTGCGGGGCATTGCGCTGACCCCCACGCAGGGGCTGGCGCGCGGCATGGAGGCGCATTTTACCGGCGGCCCTCTCAAAGCCCCGGTCGGCAGACAGATCCTCTCCCGCATGTTCGACGTGTTCGGAAACGTGATCGATCGCGGAGCCGAGCTTTCCGATGTTTCCTGGCGGCCCGTGCACCGGGCGCCCCCGCCCCTGACGAGCCGCTCCACCAGATCGGAGATCTTCGAAACCGGCGTAAAGCTGATCGACGTGCTGGCGCCGCTGGAGCGAGGCGGAAAGGCCGGCCTCTTCGGCGGCGCGGGCGTCGGCAAGACGGTCCTGCTCGGCGAGATCATCCACAATCTGGTGAAGCAGCACGAAGGCGTGAGCATTTTCTGCGGCGTCGGCGAACGCTGCCGCGAGGGCGAGGAGCTCTACCGCGACATGAAGGCGGCCAATGTGCTCGCCAATATGGTGATGGTCTTCGGCCAGATGAACGATCCGCCGGGCGCCCGTTTCCGGGTCGCCCACGCCGCGCTGACCATGGCGGAATATTTCCGGGACGACGAGCACAGGGACGTGCTGCTGCTCATCGACAACATCTTCCGTTTCATCCAGGCGGGGATGGAAGTCTCCGGCCTCATGGGGCAGATGCCGTCGCGCCTCGGCTATCAACCGACCATGGGCACGGAATTGTCGCAGCTCGAGGAACGCATCGCCAACACCGACGCCGGAGCCATAACCTCAATCCAGGCGGTCTATGTGCCGGCGGACGATTTCACCGATCCCGCGGCGGTCCACACTTTCTCGCATCTTTCCGCCTCGATCGTGCTTTCCCGCAAGCGGGCGGGCGAAGGTCTTTTTCCCGCGATCGACCCTCTGCAGTCCAGCTCCAAGATGGCGACGCCCGGCGTCGTCGGCCGGCGCCATTACGAGCTCGCCCAGGAAATCCGCCGCACGCTGGCGCAATACGCCCAGCTCAAGGACATCATCGCGATGCTGGGCATGGAGCAGCTCTCGCGCGAGGATCGCAATGTGGTCGCGCGGGCGCGTCGTCTCGAGCGATTTTTGACGCAACCCTTTTTCACCACCACGCAATTCACCGGCATCGAGGGCAAATTCGTCCGGCTCGAAGACGCGCTGGACGGGTGCGAACGCATTTTGCGCGACGAGTTCAAGGACTATCCCGAAAACGCCCTGTATATGATCGGGACCATCGACGAAGCTAAAAGCAAAGCGGCCTGA
- a CDS encoding F0F1 ATP synthase subunit epsilon produces the protein MNLKVLLPFQVFAEAADVTRIVAETPAGSFGVLPHRLDCVAALAPGILTWQRAGEAETCIAVDEGVLVKAGPDVLISVRNAIASGDVGELRAAVEREFKNLDEQERSVRSALARMESDLIRRMAAIHNGR, from the coding sequence ATGAATCTGAAAGTTCTCCTGCCCTTTCAGGTCTTCGCCGAAGCCGCGGATGTGACGCGCATCGTCGCCGAGACGCCGGCAGGCTCTTTCGGCGTCCTCCCGCACAGATTGGATTGCGTCGCCGCGCTGGCGCCGGGCATATTGACATGGCAGCGCGCCGGCGAGGCGGAGACCTGCATCGCGGTTGACGAAGGAGTGCTCGTGAAAGCGGGACCCGATGTGCTGATTTCCGTGCGCAACGCCATAGCGAGCGGCGATGTCGGCGAACTGCGCGCCGCCGTCGAGCGGGAATTCAAGAACCTCGACGAACAGGAGCGCAGCGTGCGCTCCGCTCTGGCGCGGATGGAAAGCGATCTGATCCGACGCATGGCGGCCATTCACAATGGCCGCTGA
- a CDS encoding AtpZ/AtpI family protein codes for MRPQPSLAEEVGAKASRKLKARRKGPHGVWYGLGMMGLIGWSVATPTVLGAALGLWLDRRYPSPHSWTLTLLIVGLILGCLSAWRWVAEEEKRIRDDQDDGR; via the coding sequence ATGCGCCCGCAGCCTTCGCTGGCCGAAGAGGTGGGGGCCAAGGCCTCCAGAAAGCTGAAGGCCCGGCGCAAGGGCCCTCATGGCGTCTGGTATGGCCTCGGCATGATGGGGCTGATCGGCTGGTCGGTGGCGACGCCGACCGTGCTGGGCGCGGCGCTGGGACTGTGGCTGGACAGGCGCTACCCCTCGCCGCATTCCTGGACGCTGACGCTTCTGATCGTCGGGCTGATCCTCGGGTGCCTGAGCGCCTGGCGTTGGGTGGCGGAGGAAGAAAAACGCATTCGGGACGATCAGGACGACGGCCGATGA